Proteins from a genomic interval of Bacteroidota bacterium:
- a CDS encoding glycosyltransferase family 2 protein, with product MSSIKKALVTTLRDADEVLSSFVHYHLQIGFDHLFLFFDDPKANIPQWVKQHAKLTAFARNDALEDAWSTTSSFLIPQISRSIDSEAMSRQILNAELALREAYYKKIRWLLHIDIDELFYPEETTVDAHFQRMEDLGLACISYPNLEGVTEQKAISNYFREVSLFKINPTDKANAALIRENRPLLKQINQIPPSFFHYYASHKSAVRVTPNTLPKGVHNFSVPTIGKYLKTFSGPVILHYPCCGIDHFIRKYKTLGSFGDRWFGQGSQRRIKIESHLKGRDVVGSNDEETIQSYYSNNFVFSAPALTRELITRGLCRRITSPVAILQDVQYV from the coding sequence ATGAGTAGCATCAAAAAAGCGCTGGTAACTACCCTGCGAGATGCAGATGAAGTCTTGTCATCTTTTGTGCATTACCATTTGCAGATTGGATTTGACCACCTGTTCCTCTTTTTTGATGACCCCAAGGCAAACATCCCACAGTGGGTAAAGCAGCACGCCAAACTCACTGCATTTGCACGTAATGATGCCCTAGAGGACGCATGGTCAACAACGTCATCTTTTCTCATTCCGCAAATTTCGCGAAGTATCGATTCAGAGGCCATGTCACGGCAAATATTGAATGCTGAATTGGCGTTACGCGAGGCGTACTACAAAAAGATTCGATGGCTCCTGCATATCGATATCGATGAGCTATTTTATCCAGAAGAGACTACTGTTGATGCACACTTTCAACGCATGGAAGACCTGGGATTGGCGTGCATTTCTTATCCCAATCTGGAGGGCGTAACAGAGCAAAAAGCTATCAGCAACTATTTCAGAGAAGTGTCATTGTTCAAAATAAACCCCACAGACAAAGCAAATGCGGCACTCATCAGAGAAAATAGACCTCTGCTGAAACAGATCAACCAAATCCCACCTTCTTTTTTCCACTATTATGCTAGTCACAAGTCGGCGGTTCGCGTAACGCCCAACACCCTGCCTAAAGGCGTACACAACTTCTCTGTCCCAACAATCGGTAAATACCTAAAAACGTTCAGTGGCCCTGTTATTTTACACTACCCATGTTGCGGTATAGATCACTTTATTCGCAAATACAAAACCCTTGGTTCATTTGGTGACCGATGGTTTGGCCAGGGATCACAAAGGCGCATCAAAATTGAGTCGCATTTAAAAGGCCGGGACGTGGTTGGCTCAAACGACGAAGAGACAATTCAGTCTTACTATAGCAACAATTTTGTCTTTTCTGCGCCAGCATTGACCCGAGAATTGATAACCCGCGGACTTTGCCGGCGGATCACATCACCAGTTGCAATCCTGCAAGATGTCCAATACGTCTAG